One region of Apus apus isolate bApuApu2 chromosome 6, bApuApu2.pri.cur, whole genome shotgun sequence genomic DNA includes:
- the METTL8 gene encoding tRNA N(3)-methylcytidine methyltransferase METTL8, mitochondrial isoform X4 yields the protein MISLKSLDLQTFESGDSEMTAEYMAQAGRWCSLRYLNKMNFITRLSALCLRKSKMQQRHQSSRRPAVPLGSRILTDPSKVFEHNMWDHMQWSQEEEENAKKKATENSLVKVQQEIRDKYEREASKYWNEFYKTHKNNFFKDRNWLFLEFPEILPEKRREELKTERSSEHKKINSTSSFSHKNEMFEEGGEYWVKNYGGGSTSVQGYVCNKKQAEYLTDNPQDKNCGEELGRLESFPGSDAAYRILEVGCGAGNSVFPILKVLCKTPGTFLYCCDFASGAVELVKSHSSYNSAWCSAFVHDVCDDALPYPFPDEILDVILLVFVLSTIHPDRMQRVVNRLAKLLKPGGMLLFRDYGRYDTTQLRFKKGHCLSENFYVRGDGTRVYFFTKENR from the exons GTATCTGAACAAAATGAATTTCATTACAAGGCTTTCTGCTTTATGTCTGAGGAAAAGCAAGATGCAACAGAGGCACCAAAGTAGTAGACGACCAGCTGTTCCACTTGGATCACGAATTTTAACTGATCCTTCTAAGGTTTTTGAGCATAATATGTG GGACCACATGCAGTGGTCacaagaagaagaggaaaatgccaagaaaaaagcaacagagaacTCACTTGTGAAAGTCCAACAGGAAATCCGAG aTAAATATGAGAGAGAAGCCAGTAAATATTGGAATGAATTTTACAAGActcataaaaataactttttcaagGATCGCAATTGGCTGTTTCTGGAGTTTCCAGAAATTCTTccagaaaaaaggagagaagagttGAAAACAGAACGATcttcagaacacaaaaaaataaatagtaccAGCAGTTTTTcacacaaaaatgaaatgtttgaggaaggaggagaataCTGGGTGAAAAATTATGGAGGTGGTTCTACTTCTGTACAAGGATATGTGTGTaataaaaaacaagcagaataTCTTACTGACAATCCTCAGGATAAAAACTGTGGAGAAGAACTTGGCAGGCTAGAATCCTTCCCTGGTAGTGATGCTGCTTACAGAATATTAGAG GTTGGTTGTGGTGCTGGAAACAGTGTCTTTCCTATTTTGAAAGTTCTGTG CAAAACACCTGGAACCTTTCTGTACTGTTGTGATTTTGCTTCAGGAGCAGTGGAGCTGGTAAAG TCACATTCGTCCTACAATTCAGCCTGGTGTTCTGCCTTTGTTCATGATGTGTGTGATGATGCTTTACCCTATCCTTTTCCAGATGAGATCCTGGATGTCATTCTCCTTGTCTTTGTGCTCTCTACTATTCATCCTGACAG GATGCAAAGGGTTGTAAATAGGTTGGCCAAACTACTGAAACCCGGAGGAATGTTATTATTTCGAGACTACGGAAGATATGATACAACTCAACTTCGttttaaaaaag GTCATTGCTTGTCAGAAAACTTTTATGTACGAGGAGATGGAACCAGAGTGTATTTCTTTACCAAAG AAAATAGATGA
- the METTL8 gene encoding tRNA N(3)-methylcytidine methyltransferase METTL8, mitochondrial isoform X6, with translation MISLKSLDLQTFESGDSEMTAEYMAQAGRWCSLRYLNKMNFITRLSALCLRKSKMQQRHQSSRRPAVPLGSRILTDPSKVFEHNMWDHMQWSQEEEENAKKKATENSLVKVQQEIRDKYEREASKYWNEFYKTHKNNFFKDRNWLFLEFPEILPEKRREELKTERSSEHKKINSTSSFSHKNEMFEEGGEYWVKNYGGGSTSVQGYVCNKKQAEYLTDNPQDKNCGEELGRLESFPGSDAAYRILEVGCGAGNSVFPILKVLCKTPGTFLYCCDFASGAVELVKSHSSYNSAWCSAFVHDVCDDALPYPFPDEILDVILLVFVLSTIHPDRILLLPVCSEMST, from the exons GTATCTGAACAAAATGAATTTCATTACAAGGCTTTCTGCTTTATGTCTGAGGAAAAGCAAGATGCAACAGAGGCACCAAAGTAGTAGACGACCAGCTGTTCCACTTGGATCACGAATTTTAACTGATCCTTCTAAGGTTTTTGAGCATAATATGTG GGACCACATGCAGTGGTCacaagaagaagaggaaaatgccaagaaaaaagcaacagagaacTCACTTGTGAAAGTCCAACAGGAAATCCGAG aTAAATATGAGAGAGAAGCCAGTAAATATTGGAATGAATTTTACAAGActcataaaaataactttttcaagGATCGCAATTGGCTGTTTCTGGAGTTTCCAGAAATTCTTccagaaaaaaggagagaagagttGAAAACAGAACGATcttcagaacacaaaaaaataaatagtaccAGCAGTTTTTcacacaaaaatgaaatgtttgaggaaggaggagaataCTGGGTGAAAAATTATGGAGGTGGTTCTACTTCTGTACAAGGATATGTGTGTaataaaaaacaagcagaataTCTTACTGACAATCCTCAGGATAAAAACTGTGGAGAAGAACTTGGCAGGCTAGAATCCTTCCCTGGTAGTGATGCTGCTTACAGAATATTAGAG GTTGGTTGTGGTGCTGGAAACAGTGTCTTTCCTATTTTGAAAGTTCTGTG CAAAACACCTGGAACCTTTCTGTACTGTTGTGATTTTGCTTCAGGAGCAGTGGAGCTGGTAAAG TCACATTCGTCCTACAATTCAGCCTGGTGTTCTGCCTTTGTTCATGATGTGTGTGATGATGCTTTACCCTATCCTTTTCCAGATGAGATCCTGGATGTCATTCTCCTTGTCTTTGTGCTCTCTACTATTCATCCTGACAG GATATTACTCCTTCCTGTTTGTTCAGAGATGAGCACATGA